One window of the Staphylococcus equorum genome contains the following:
- a CDS encoding metal-sulfur cluster assembly factor, with the protein MEEDLKDSILGALEMVIDPELGIDIVNLGLIYNVNVDDEGLCTVDMTLTSMGCPMGPQIMNQVKEVLAEVPEVKDTEINIVWSPPWGKDKMSRYAKIALGVS; encoded by the coding sequence ATGGAGGAAGATTTAAAAGATAGCATATTAGGTGCTTTAGAAATGGTAATTGACCCTGAGTTAGGTATTGATATTGTGAACTTAGGCTTAATATATAATGTGAATGTTGATGATGAAGGCTTATGCACAGTAGATATGACACTGACTTCTATGGGTTGTCCAATGGGACCGCAGATTATGAATCAAGTAAAAGAAGTATTAGCTGAAGTTCCGGAAGTTAAGGATACAGAGATTAATATCGTTTGGAGTCCACCATGGGGCAAAGATAAGATGTCTCGTTACGCTAAGATTGCTTTAGGCGTAAGCTAA
- a CDS encoding Cof-type HAD-IIB family hydrolase, with amino-acid sequence MKPYLICLDLDGTLLNDEKVITPYTKEVLTTLQNQGHKLMIATGRPYRASQIYYHELNMNTPVVNFNGAFVHHPKDDQFETMHERLDFDLARNIIQSLNDFGVTNIIAEVKDYVFLNSYDQKLFDGFSMGTPKIETGDLLTCLNESPTSILVEAEEFMIPRVKQMLTRFYAENIEHRRWGSPFPVIEIVKQGISKARGIDYVKTHLDIDRNHIIAFGDEDNDLEMIKYAKHGIAMENGLDELKHIANEVTHSNNNDGIGRYLNDYFQLNIPYEVTVKSYI; translated from the coding sequence ATGAAACCTTATTTAATTTGTCTAGATTTAGACGGAACACTTTTGAACGATGAAAAAGTGATCACACCATATACCAAAGAAGTACTAACAACTTTACAAAATCAAGGTCACAAATTAATGATTGCTACTGGTCGACCTTACAGAGCAAGCCAAATTTATTATCATGAACTTAATATGAATACACCTGTCGTTAACTTTAACGGCGCATTTGTACATCATCCAAAAGATGATCAATTTGAAACAATGCATGAAAGACTAGATTTTGATTTAGCTCGAAATATTATTCAATCTTTAAATGATTTTGGCGTTACTAATATTATTGCAGAAGTGAAAGATTATGTATTTCTTAATAGCTATGATCAAAAATTATTCGATGGTTTTTCCATGGGTACGCCAAAAATTGAAACAGGCGATTTACTTACATGTTTAAATGAATCACCGACTTCAATTTTAGTAGAAGCAGAAGAATTTATGATTCCTAGAGTTAAACAAATGCTTACACGATTCTATGCAGAAAATATTGAACACCGTAGATGGGGTTCACCTTTCCCAGTTATAGAAATCGTAAAACAAGGTATCAGCAAAGCACGCGGTATTGATTATGTTAAAACACATTTAGATATTGATAGAAATCATATTATCGCATTCGGTGATGAAGATAATGATTTAGAAATGATTAAATACGCAAAACACGGTATCGCAATGGAAAATGGCTTGGATGAGTTAAAACATATTGCGAATGAAGTCACGCATTCAAATAATAATGATGGTATTGGTCGTTATTTAAATGATTACTTCCAATTAAACATTCCATATGAAGTAACTGTAAAATCTTATATTTAG
- a CDS encoding CoA-disulfide reductase: MNKIIVVGAVAGGATVASQIRRLDQESEIIVFEKDRDMSFANCALPYYLGNVVASRDQILEATPESFYDAKQIVVKPYHEVTSINDTSQTITVYDYTQDKTFEERYDTLILSPGCSANTLNLNSDMTFTLRNMEDTDAIEDFIEANQVKKALVIGAGYIGLEIIDNLYERGIAPTLVHRSTHLNKLMDEDMNQPIIDEIEKRHIDYRLNEQVSKVIGNEVHFKSGKVEDYDLIIEGIGVKPNSAFIESSNVILDDKSYVPVNDQFQTNIPNIYALGDIITSHYRHVDLNAHIPLAWGAHRGASIIAEQLAGDPSIQFKGYLGSNIVKFFDYTFASVGVSPQELSNFDYETVDAKQGEHAGYYPGNTKLHLRIHFDKTNRRILRAAAVGKKGADKRIDVLSMAMMHKLTIDELTEFEVAYAPPYSRPKDIINMIGYKARNK; encoded by the coding sequence ATGAATAAGATCATAGTCGTTGGTGCTGTTGCTGGTGGTGCGACTGTCGCCAGCCAAATAAGAAGATTAGATCAAGAAAGTGAAATCATTGTCTTCGAGAAAGATCGTGATATGAGTTTTGCAAACTGCGCCTTGCCTTATTATTTAGGAAACGTCGTAGCATCAAGAGATCAAATACTAGAAGCAACACCAGAATCATTTTACGACGCTAAACAGATTGTAGTGAAACCTTATCATGAAGTAACCTCAATCAATGATACTTCACAAACCATAACTGTTTACGATTACACCCAAGATAAAACCTTTGAAGAACGATATGACACATTAATTCTAAGCCCTGGCTGTAGTGCTAATACGTTAAACTTAAATAGCGATATGACATTCACTTTAAGAAATATGGAAGATACAGATGCAATTGAAGACTTTATTGAAGCTAACCAAGTTAAAAAAGCGCTCGTTATCGGCGCTGGCTATATTGGTTTAGAAATTATAGATAATTTATATGAAAGAGGTATCGCACCTACGTTAGTTCATCGCTCAACACATCTCAACAAATTAATGGACGAAGACATGAATCAGCCAATTATCGATGAAATTGAAAAAAGACATATAGACTATCGTTTAAATGAACAAGTATCCAAAGTTATTGGTAATGAAGTTCACTTTAAGTCGGGTAAAGTCGAAGATTATGACCTTATAATAGAAGGTATCGGAGTCAAACCAAATTCAGCATTTATTGAGTCATCCAATGTCATTCTAGATGACAAGAGCTATGTGCCAGTGAATGATCAATTTCAAACTAACATTCCTAATATCTATGCTTTAGGTGATATTATCACTTCACATTATCGCCATGTAGATTTAAATGCACATATCCCGTTAGCTTGGGGTGCACATCGTGGTGCAAGCATCATTGCAGAACAATTAGCCGGTGACCCATCTATACAATTTAAAGGTTACTTAGGTTCAAATATTGTAAAATTTTTCGATTATACTTTTGCAAGTGTCGGTGTATCTCCACAGGAACTTTCGAACTTCGACTATGAAACTGTTGACGCCAAACAAGGAGAACATGCAGGTTATTATCCAGGTAATACAAAGTTACATTTACGCATTCATTTTGACAAAACGAACCGACGTATTTTACGTGCCGCTGCTGTTGGAAAGAAAGGTGCAGACAAACGTATAGATGTGCTGTCTATGGCAATGATGCATAAATTAACTATAGACGAATTAACAGAATTTGAAGTTGCTTATGCCCCACCCTATAGTAGACCTAAAGATATCATTAATATGATTGGTTACAAAGCACGCAATAAATAG
- a CDS encoding YisL family protein, which yields MLHMHIASWVLLVILFFAAYFNFSVKQGASPYFKPIHMLLRVFMVLVLISGFWTWIQAFSSGNAGGHMLLTLKMIGGVAVVALMEVSLAKRKKGQSSHSLLWTTIIVILITMLLGVILPWGPITQLFGL from the coding sequence ATGTTACACATGCATATTGCAAGTTGGGTGTTATTAGTAATCTTGTTCTTTGCTGCTTATTTTAATTTTTCAGTAAAACAAGGCGCATCACCTTACTTTAAACCAATTCATATGCTCTTAAGAGTGTTTATGGTATTAGTTTTAATTTCAGGTTTTTGGACATGGATTCAAGCATTCTCATCTGGTAACGCTGGCGGGCATATGTTACTTACGTTGAAAATGATTGGTGGCGTAGCAGTAGTTGCACTTATGGAAGTGTCACTTGCAAAACGTAAAAAAGGTCAATCAAGTCATAGTTTATTGTGGACAACGATTATTGTTATTTTAATTACTATGCTTTTAGGTGTTATCTTGCCATGGGGACCAATTACGCAACTATTTGGTTTATAA
- a CDS encoding fumarylacetoacetate hydrolase family protein — protein sequence MKFLSFRHEGQTSYGVKVKREEAAWDLQKVFADFSEGAFHPKTLLDGLQQNQVVDFQEEVRKAVVAAEDSGKGEDYKVQFADIEFLPPVTPTNNVIAFGRNYQDHANELNHEVQRLYVFTKAASSLTGDNSTIPNHKDITDQLDYEGELGIVIGKSGEKIPKGLALDYIYGYTIINDVTDRKAQDAQDQAFLSKSLTGGCPVGPYIVTKDELPTPEDVNIVTKVNNDIRQDGNTSAMILKIDELIEEISKYVALHPGDIIATGTPAGVGAGMKPPQFLQPGDEVKVTIDNIGTLTNFIAEK from the coding sequence ATGAAATTCCTATCATTCAGACATGAAGGACAGACATCATATGGTGTGAAAGTAAAACGTGAAGAAGCTGCGTGGGACTTACAAAAAGTTTTTGCAGATTTTTCGGAGGGTGCGTTCCATCCTAAAACGTTATTAGACGGCCTTCAACAAAACCAAGTCGTAGATTTTCAAGAAGAAGTTCGTAAAGCAGTTGTTGCTGCAGAAGATAGTGGTAAAGGCGAAGATTATAAAGTACAATTTGCTGACATTGAATTTTTACCACCAGTAACACCAACTAATAATGTCATTGCCTTTGGACGTAATTATCAAGATCATGCTAACGAATTAAATCACGAAGTTCAACGCTTGTACGTATTTACTAAAGCCGCTTCTTCATTAACTGGAGATAATAGTACAATTCCTAATCATAAAGATATTACAGATCAATTAGATTATGAAGGTGAATTAGGTATTGTTATTGGAAAATCTGGTGAAAAAATACCAAAAGGCTTAGCATTAGATTACATTTATGGTTATACAATTATTAATGATGTTACAGACCGTAAAGCTCAAGATGCACAAGATCAAGCATTCTTATCTAAAAGTTTAACTGGAGGATGCCCCGTTGGACCTTACATCGTAACTAAAGATGAATTACCTACACCTGAAGACGTGAATATTGTTACAAAAGTAAACAATGATATTCGTCAAGATGGTAATACGAGTGCAATGATTCTTAAAATAGATGAATTAATTGAAGAAATTTCTAAATATGTTGCTTTACATCCAGGTGATATTATTGCAACTGGCACACCTGCTGGCGTAGGTGCAGGAATGAAACCTCCGCAATTTTTACAACCAGGTGATGAAGTTAAAGTTACAATTGATAATATTGGTACACTGACTAATTTTATCGCAGAAAAATAA
- a CDS encoding DUF418 domain-containing protein, producing the protein MSPQRRLFELDALRGFSLFGIILMNILVFSFPYEETYLPGVLNGANEGLFRIVTLFVISSFYPIFTMLFGYGLSIMYENSKRRGMSYYPFIYRRLVVLLIFGVLHGYFLFNGDILFGYGFTGMIAVLFIKLKPKTLIKSAAGLFIMKIVILVIPISLAYWNKGRHEASNYSGKSLAQLVDIKQNGHYFEFLQVNGLESKYSVIDIVTRAAYLDLLPYILIGIAAQKLSLITKIQNNPRSAMTWGSTLFIIGYFIKLPFALDYANNTFSVISSMVGGPILAMGYILIFVRLCQYAKAAKVLDIFKYPGKLSLSVYISQSIIFTFIYYDIGLSLYNKLPLYQSYIIVVVVYSLQLLACYYYLKFFKYGPIEWLWRKITYLK; encoded by the coding sequence GTGTCACCGCAACGCAGATTATTTGAATTAGATGCATTACGTGGTTTTAGTTTGTTTGGCATCATATTAATGAATATTTTAGTTTTTAGTTTTCCTTATGAGGAAACTTATCTACCTGGAGTATTAAATGGTGCCAATGAAGGGCTATTCCGCATTGTTACACTTTTTGTTATCAGTTCATTTTATCCAATATTTACAATGTTATTTGGATATGGATTAAGCATAATGTATGAAAATAGTAAACGTAGAGGGATGTCATATTATCCTTTTATATATCGAAGATTAGTAGTTTTACTTATTTTTGGTGTACTACATGGCTATTTTTTATTTAATGGAGATATTTTATTTGGATATGGTTTTACCGGAATGATTGCAGTTTTATTTATCAAATTGAAACCTAAGACTTTAATTAAATCAGCTGCTGGCTTATTTATAATGAAAATTGTCATATTGGTTATTCCAATTTCTTTAGCATATTGGAATAAAGGTCGCCATGAAGCAAGTAATTATTCAGGTAAGTCACTTGCGCAATTGGTTGATATCAAACAAAATGGTCATTACTTTGAATTCTTACAAGTAAATGGATTGGAAAGTAAGTATAGTGTTATAGATATTGTTACAAGAGCTGCATATCTTGATCTTTTACCTTACATACTTATAGGTATTGCCGCACAAAAATTAAGTTTGATAACTAAGATTCAAAACAACCCACGTAGTGCCATGACATGGGGGAGCACTTTATTTATTATCGGTTATTTTATTAAACTTCCATTTGCCTTAGATTATGCAAACAATACGTTTTCAGTCATAAGTTCAATGGTAGGTGGGCCGATTCTTGCGATGGGATACATCTTGATCTTTGTTCGTTTATGTCAATATGCCAAAGCTGCGAAGGTACTAGACATTTTTAAATATCCTGGAAAACTTAGTTTATCAGTTTATATATCCCAAAGTATCATTTTCACATTCATTTATTATGATATAGGCTTAAGTTTATACAACAAGTTACCGCTCTATCAATCTTATATTATCGTAGTAGTTGTATATAGTTTGCAACTTTTAGCTTGTTATTATTATTTGAAATTCTTTAAGTATGGACCCATCGAGTGGTTATGGCGGAAAATTACTTACTTAAAATAA
- the addA gene encoding helicase-exonuclease AddAB subunit AddA, with the protein MMSQIPAKPADTRWTDNQWKSIYAKGQDVLVAAAAGSGKTAVLVERIIQRIIKDEIDVDRLLVVTFTNASAREMKHRVDQRIQEASMASPDNAHLKNQRIKIHQAQISTLHSFCLKLIQHHYDVLDIDPNFRTSSEAENILLLEQTIDEVLESHYDVLDPSFVDLTEQLSSDRNDDQLRNTIKQMFYFSVANPNPLTWLQNLADPYYNAEQQDDLLQLLNEVAMIFMNSALEALNKSYDLFMMLEEVDKQVAVLDKERHFLNQAMEGGQLNTQVIAEHQFEARFPAKNKKIKEANEMMLDAYDDGKKHYDQYKALVSKVQEDYFSREAEELKLDMQRLAPRVSYLTQVTADVIKQFNSKKRSRNLLDFSDYEHFALRVLMNDDGTPSEIADMYRQQFEEILVDEYQDTNRVQEKILSCIKRGNESDGNLFMVGDVKQSIYKFRQADPSLFIGKYNRFSLDGLENGMRIDLSQNFRSREEVLTTTNYLFKHMMDEAVGEIVYDDAAQLYYGAPYDDKPHDVQMNMLIEDAESDLKGAEQEAEYIVQQVEEIMDKHEIYDMKLDEYRKPSYKDIVILERSYGQARKIQQAFKDHNIPFHVNSKEGYFEQVEIRLILSFLRTVDNPLQDIYLVGLMRSVIYQFTEDELSNIRVFSPNDDYFYQSIKNYMLNDVANKKLVKKLDAFLKDIEMYQHYSQSHPVYQLIDKFYNEHYVIQYFSGIVGGKGRRANLYGLFNKAVEFENSSFRGLYQFIRFIDELIERGKDFGEENVIGPNDDVVRMMTIHSSKGLEFPFVIYSGLSRKFRRDDLHKPVILNQTYGLGMTYYDVESNLSYPSLSSVTYKAIAEKEMVSEEMRLIYVALTRAKEQLFLIGRVKDEKELAQFEQVSVSDTHLPVSYRLTAQRPIDMIYPILSKYQSSALPNELRFERSIGDIDATMKPYVQLNIDFYQDIASEAVVEESERRTIEDIETLNTNDEAIKSQIHQQLSYTYPYQDVVDKPSKQSVSELKRQLDTEQADTNYDRVRQYRIGTSSYERPGFLSHSSKRKANEVGTLMHTVMQHLPFKRDGLSQRELHAHIDQMIEKHIIPEDAKDDIRYEDIYTFISSELYTTIASSDAIYRELPFVVNQSNVDHLKTDDEDASIIQGMIDLIFLKDDQYYFVDYKTDAFNRRRNMSDEEIGAQLRARYKIQMEYYRTTLETILKTEVKGYLYFFKFGQLSIDT; encoded by the coding sequence ATTATGAGTCAAATTCCAGCAAAGCCAGCTGATACAAGATGGACTGATAACCAATGGAAAAGTATTTATGCCAAAGGACAAGATGTACTTGTAGCTGCGGCTGCAGGATCAGGCAAAACAGCTGTTTTAGTTGAGCGCATTATTCAGCGGATTATCAAAGATGAAATAGATGTTGACCGCTTACTTGTAGTGACTTTTACAAACGCAAGTGCACGTGAAATGAAACATCGTGTAGATCAACGTATTCAAGAAGCATCTATGGCATCACCTGATAATGCACATTTGAAAAATCAGCGGATCAAAATTCACCAAGCACAAATTTCTACACTCCATAGTTTTTGTTTGAAATTAATACAACACCATTACGATGTTTTAGATATTGATCCAAACTTTAGAACAAGTAGTGAAGCGGAAAATATTTTATTGCTTGAACAAACGATTGATGAAGTATTGGAAAGTCATTATGATGTGTTAGACCCAAGTTTCGTAGATTTGACTGAACAATTATCGTCTGATCGAAATGATGATCAATTACGGAATACGATTAAACAAATGTTTTATTTTAGTGTGGCGAATCCCAATCCTTTAACTTGGCTGCAAAATTTAGCAGACCCTTATTACAATGCTGAGCAACAAGATGATTTACTACAATTATTGAATGAAGTAGCAATGATTTTTATGAATTCAGCATTAGAAGCGTTGAATAAAAGTTATGACTTATTCATGATGCTAGAAGAAGTAGATAAACAAGTAGCTGTATTAGATAAGGAACGACACTTTTTAAATCAAGCGATGGAAGGCGGTCAATTGAATACGCAAGTCATTGCTGAACACCAATTTGAAGCGCGTTTCCCAGCTAAAAATAAGAAGATTAAAGAAGCGAATGAGATGATGCTTGATGCGTATGATGATGGTAAAAAACACTATGATCAATATAAAGCATTGGTCTCAAAAGTTCAGGAAGATTATTTTTCACGTGAAGCAGAAGAATTGAAGCTTGATATGCAGCGCTTAGCACCGAGAGTATCATATCTAACGCAAGTGACAGCAGATGTAATAAAGCAATTTAATTCGAAAAAAAGAAGTAGAAATCTCTTGGATTTTTCTGATTATGAACATTTTGCGTTACGCGTATTAATGAATGATGACGGTACGCCTTCAGAAATTGCGGACATGTACCGTCAACAATTTGAAGAAATTCTTGTTGATGAATATCAAGATACGAATAGAGTTCAAGAGAAAATATTATCATGTATTAAACGAGGTAACGAGTCAGACGGCAACTTATTCATGGTAGGTGACGTGAAACAGTCTATCTATAAATTTAGACAGGCAGATCCAAGTTTATTTATAGGAAAATATAATCGTTTTTCATTAGATGGCTTAGAAAATGGTATGAGAATTGATTTGTCACAAAACTTTCGTTCAAGAGAAGAAGTACTAACAACAACGAATTATTTATTCAAACATATGATGGATGAAGCAGTAGGAGAAATTGTATATGACGATGCTGCACAATTGTATTATGGTGCTCCTTATGATGATAAGCCTCATGATGTTCAGATGAATATGTTGATAGAAGATGCTGAGTCAGATTTAAAAGGCGCAGAGCAAGAAGCTGAATATATCGTACAACAAGTTGAAGAAATAATGGATAAACATGAAATATATGATATGAAATTAGATGAATATCGTAAACCAAGCTATAAAGATATTGTCATACTTGAACGTTCATATGGTCAAGCACGTAAGATTCAACAGGCGTTTAAAGATCACAATATACCGTTCCATGTGAATAGTAAAGAAGGGTATTTTGAACAAGTAGAAATACGATTGATATTATCCTTTTTAAGAACAGTTGATAATCCGTTACAAGATATCTATTTAGTAGGGTTAATGCGTTCTGTGATTTATCAATTTACTGAAGATGAATTATCTAATATTCGCGTATTTAGTCCTAACGATGATTATTTTTATCAATCAATTAAAAATTATATGCTGAATGATGTTGCAAATAAAAAATTAGTGAAAAAATTAGATGCATTTCTAAAAGATATAGAGATGTATCAACATTATAGCCAAAGCCATCCGGTTTATCAGCTAATAGATAAGTTTTATAATGAGCATTATGTGATTCAATATTTCAGTGGTATTGTTGGAGGCAAAGGGCGTCGCGCCAATTTATATGGATTATTTAATAAAGCAGTAGAATTTGAGAATTCTAGTTTCCGTGGTTTATATCAATTTATCCGCTTTATAGATGAATTAATAGAACGTGGCAAAGATTTTGGAGAAGAAAACGTTATCGGTCCAAATGATGATGTGGTTAGAATGATGACGATTCATAGTAGTAAAGGGTTAGAATTTCCTTTTGTAATATATTCGGGGTTATCTCGTAAATTCAGAAGAGATGATTTACATAAACCAGTGATCTTAAATCAAACTTACGGTTTAGGAATGACTTATTACGATGTGGAAAGTAACTTATCGTATCCTTCGCTATCTTCCGTTACGTATAAAGCCATTGCAGAAAAAGAAATGGTCTCTGAAGAGATGAGACTCATATACGTTGCGCTCACACGTGCAAAAGAACAATTATTTTTAATAGGACGTGTTAAAGATGAGAAGGAATTAGCTCAGTTTGAACAAGTTTCTGTGTCGGATACTCATTTGCCTGTAAGTTATCGACTAACTGCGCAAAGACCGATTGATATGATTTATCCAATATTGTCTAAATATCAGTCATCTGCTTTACCGAATGAATTGCGTTTTGAACGCTCGATTGGTGACATCGATGCAACGATGAAACCCTATGTTCAATTAAATATAGATTTTTATCAAGATATTGCATCAGAAGCGGTAGTTGAAGAAAGTGAACGACGCACGATAGAAGATATTGAGACGCTGAATACGAATGATGAAGCAATTAAATCACAAATTCATCAACAGCTGAGCTATACGTATCCTTATCAAGACGTTGTCGATAAACCTTCAAAGCAGTCTGTATCTGAATTAAAACGTCAACTAGACACGGAACAAGCAGATACAAATTATGATAGAGTAAGACAATATCGTATAGGAACATCGTCTTATGAAAGACCTGGCTTTTTAAGTCATAGCTCTAAAAGGAAAGCAAATGAAGTTGGTACATTGATGCATACAGTGATGCAACACCTACCATTTAAACGCGATGGTCTATCACAACGTGAATTACATGCACATATTGATCAAATGATTGAAAAACACATCATACCGGAAGATGCGAAAGACGATATTCGCTATGAGGATATCTACACATTTATTAGTAGTGAACTATACACAACCATCGCCTCTAGTGATGCAATATATCGTGAATTACCATTCGTCGTGAATCAATCCAATGTGGATCATTTAAAAACCGATGACGAAGATGCTTCAATCATTCAAGGTATGATTGATCTTATATTTTTAAAAGATGACCAATATTATTTTGTAGATTATAAGACAGACGCATTTAATAGACGCCGGAACATGTCAGATGAAGAAATTGGTGCTCAATTGAGAGCGCGTTATAAGATACAGATGGAATATTACCGCACCACATTAGAAACAATATTAAAAACCGAAGTTAAAGGATATTTATATTTCTTTAAATTTGGACAACTTTCAATTGATACTTAA